The Deltaproteobacteria bacterium genomic interval GTTTTCCCATATACTGATCTAATACAAAGACAACCAGGGCATTACTTTTCAAAGCTTTTAATATTTGAAATGGAGTTTTTTCTCCATGAGGCTCTATGTAGCTAACACCTTGAGCGCCTCTAATACGAAACCAAATGTCGTTAAATATTTTATTTTTAAAAAACTTTGTAATTAAAAATAATTTAAATTTTTGTAATTGAATGAGAGAAGCAGACAAATCTCCATTCCCCATATGCAAGCTCAAAACAAAAACACCTTTATCTAGACTTAATGCCTTTTGCATATTTTCGACGCCATGATAGACGACATTAGTTTCAATCCACTTTTGATCTATAAACGGAATAATAAAAAAATCAGCTAAACTTGCCATTAAATTATAGACACTTTGGCGTCCTATTTTCTCACGTTCTTTTAATGATAAATCGGGAAAGGCTATTTTCAAATTATCAAGAACAATTTTTTTTCTAAATTGAAAAAGATCAAACCAAAAAAATCCAAATAAACTGAATAATCCCCTTGAAACCTTTCTTGGCAAAAGAAAAACAAATCGACAAAACAAACTAAGACAAGTATCGAGAAACCACTTCATAAAGCTCTTTATCTTCTTTATTTAATTTTAAATCAAGTAATAGAATTCCTAACGGATATTCCCTAGGCCAAAACGATTTAATTTTTACATAATCCTTTTCCGTGGTCAGAAAATATTTGAAATTTAAAGGTTTCTCCAAAATTTTCTTAATATCTGATTCCCTGTACTGAAAATGATCAGGAAATAGTTTTACGATTATTTCTAGATCCTTATTCACGTCTTTTAATCCTTTGATCAAAGGGTCTGGATTTGCTAATCCACAAAATAAAACTACTTTTTTGGGTAATTCAAAAATTTGTTTTTTTTCATTATTTATGGTGTCCAGAAATTGATCCGTTAAAAATTGAATTTCAAATTGAGGCCCTTTATAATTTAACTTTTTTTTCATTTCAGCGAAAGCCAGGGGTGAAATCAAATTTGTTTTTGTCCAAAAAAGAATGTGAGCTTTTTCTGCTTCAGAAAAATCATCACGATAACGACCCCAAGGAAGCAATTTTGCCGGAAATTCCCATTGAGTCACATCAATAAGTAAAATATTGCAATTTTTAAAAAGAGGATGGTGCTGAAATCCATCATCAATAAATATATAATCTACCTTTTCATTTCTTGTTACTTCTTTAGCTGTCAAATATTTTTTAGGACCAATATAACCAATCGATTGGGTTTTTTGATTGATCAAATAGGGCTCATCTCCATAGTCTGCAGCACCCTTTAGTTGAGCATCAATCTTAGATATTTTTTTAATTTTACTTTTATAATTTTTGCTAACAACCGCAATTTTATACTTTTTTTTCTGGAACAAATTAACAAGATAAATCATCACCGGTGTTTTTCCAGACCCCCCAACAGTGAGGTTACCAATAGATAATACGGGAACAGATAAACGATTTACTTTAAATATTCCTAAAGAATACATTTTCTTATAAAAAGAATGCACCCCAGAATAAATTTGACTTAATAAAATAAGAATCCATTTCATAAATATTGATCTAACAGCTTCACAACTCTTAAAGTTGCTCCTTTATTTCCTAATTTTTCTTTTAATAATTTTAATTCCTGTTTCTGATAATTGAACAAATCCTTCTTAGAAATTAAATCAAAAACTAAATTTTCTAGGTTTTCAATACTCGCTTGATTTTGAAATCTTTCTGGACTGACTTCCTTTTCTAAAATTAAATTGGTGATACCAAAAAAACGTACCCCTTTTACTAAAAGCTTTGCAATGATTCCAGTCAACCATTTCATTCGGTACATGATAACCATTGGCTTTTCAAGAAGACCCACCATCAATGTCGCTGTTCCAGAAGCTGCTAAGATTAAATCTGTTAGTGAAATCATTTTAAAGGGATCGGTTTTCATTATTATAAATGGAATTTTAAAATCTTCTAAAAAAGGATATAAATCCGTTTTATCAAAACTGGGAGCACAAAGAATTAAAACTTTTAAATTGTCGACCCTCTGGGAAATCCGCCTAGCGACTTCTAATTGAATCTGGAAATGTCTTTGTAATTCTCCTTTGCGGGATCCTGGCATAAGACCCAAAACAATCTCATGAGGCTGAATCCCACACTTCAATCGTTCATTTTCAATACTTGGTCCATCTAAATATTCTGATCTGAGCTCATCTAAGATAGGATGTCCCACGAACTCAAACGGCACTTTATGTTTTTCATAAAACGGAATTTCAAATGGAAAAATAAGAAAAACTTTTTCGCAATAAGCTTTCATTTGAAAAACTCGATTTTTTCTCCAAGCCCAAATTTGAGGAGAAATATAATAGAATACGAAGACGTTCATTTTTTTTAATTCTTTGGCTAATCTTATATTGAATTCGGGGTAATCAAGCAATAATGCAAATCTGGGTTTTCTGGCCTTTACTTCTTCCAAAATTCTATTAAAAACCTTTTTAATATCGCTATAGTGTTCAATAATTTCTGCAGCACCTACCAGGGCCATTTCCTCGGCTTTACCTAATCGTTCAAAGCCAAGAGCTTCCATTTCGGAAGATCCAACACCAAAGGCTTGAAGGCGAGGATGGCTTTCCTTCCATATTTCTAAAATTCTTTGCGCATATAGATTAGAGGACGCCTCGGCAGAAATAATAAGAACATCTTTTCTTTCACTTTCCATAAATTGACTCAGTAATTTTGTGAGCCCATTCCATTGATTTTAACCCATCTAAAACCGTAATTTTTGGTTTTTCCAGACCCAAAACACAATTTATAAAATGATTTGTTTCTTCCTGAAGGGCATCCACTTTATTTACCTGTAGATGTTGATTTAAAACCAAATCATCTGGGCTTGTTGGTTTCTGATTCTTTACCTGAATTTCAATTTCTAAATTCGCAGTATTCGCATTTAAAATTTTATCAGCTCCATAAACTTTGATATTTCTATTTATTTTTGAACTCACTCGACTGACTGAAATGGTTGCTGTTTTCCCATTTTGCATTTTAAAACTTCCAGCAACTGAATCCAATTCTTTAGAAACTAAACTAGCACCGGAAACAAAATAATCCTTTACATCCGATTCTAATAAATAGAACAGTAAATCAATATCATGAATCATCAGATCATACACAACAGAGACATCAGAGCCCCTTGATTTAAACGTGCTCCATCGAGTTAGCTCGATATGATAGGTTTTCTCATTCATCTGGCTTTTAAGTTCTAAAATTGCCGGATTAAATCTTTCAATATGACCTAAAGTTAATAAGGTTTTTGTTTTTTGTTGAATTTCAAATAGTTTTTGTGCCTGTTCTAAAGTGGCCGTCATGGGTTTCTCAAGATTCGTTGGAATACCCGCACTCAAAAACAGAGAAGCCAATTCAAAGTGATAGGTCGTTGAAGCCGCAATCGTTACCAAATCGACCTTTCCAATTAATTCCTTTGGATCGGAATAAAAGGGAACACCCAACTCCTTCGATCTTTGTTTTGCCAAGTCCAAGTTGGAATCACAAACACCCACAAGTTCAGATTGAGAATTGTTCTTATATTTTTGAGCATGAAAATGACCAAGATACCCAACACCAACAACAGCAGCCCTTAATTTTTTCATTAATAAAATCCTTTTCCCTCAACAAGGCTTTTCATTTCTATTTCAGTTTATTTCAAAGCACTTCAGTTTATTCCATTTCATTTTCAACGGAAGAAGCTTTTCCTCGTGAAATGGCAATTCCTCGTTTAGAAGATCTAATGAATTGAACAAGATAACTTATGTTTTCAGAAGGAATACATTCCATGGAAATTTTACTTAATGCCTCTTCAACTGTGCCCGTACCCATTACCAAAATACGGATAGCCTTATGAACATTTTGAACTTCCTCTTTTGAAAAACCTTTCCTAGCTAATCCCACCTTATTAGTGGCCCTGATCAAGGCATAGGTTCCTTGCGCACGACTGAACGGAAGAATGTCCTTATTAACCACAGAGCTACCAGCTATAAAGGCATTCTTTCCAACTCTTGTAAATTGATTAAAAGCACAAATCCCACCAATCACAACATTGTCTTCAATAATACAATGCCCTCCCATGTGAGAATCATTTGCCACGATCACATTATTTCCGATTTTACAATCATGTCCCACATGGGTGTAGGCCATAAAGTAACAATTATTCCCAATCTCCGTTTTTCCATCACCCTTGCTCGTTGCTAAGTTGACAGTGGAAAATTCTCTAAAGGTATTATTATTCCCAATAATTAATCGTGTGGGTTCAGATTTGTAAGTCACATCTTGAGGTGGCCCCCCAATTACAGCCCCCGGCATGATATGATTATTTTCTCCAATATCCAAGATTCCATACCTTGAACCAACGGTGGCATGACCCTCGATAAATGTTCCCTTACCTATTTTAATTTTTCCCTGAAGCAAGCAATAGGGGCCAATTTCGACATCAGGGCCAATTTCAACCTCAGGAGAAATAACACTTGAAGGATGAATTTTCATATAACTAACTATTTTTCTTTTTCAAAAGCTTTAACAACTTCATCTGTCAGATCATGGGAACTATCTATATATAAAACCATGGCTGTATTTTCAATAACGGCAGAATAACCTTTTTCTTTAGAAATTTTTTCGATTGTTTTTCTCATTTTTTCCAAAATAGGCTGAGTTAATTCTTGCTCTTTCTTCTGAATCTCTGATTGATTTTTTCCAACCACCTGTTGAAATTTCATCATCTCTTCACGAAACTCTTCTTGTTTCTTTATTAAGACCTCTTCGGAAAGAACACTTTTTTTCTTTTCAATATCCTCTTGCATCTTTTTCAAATCAGCTTCTTTTTTTTGTAATTCTTTTTTCTTTTTTTCAAAATCAGACTCTAATTCCGTTTTTGCTTTTTTCCCAGCCGCTGTTGCTTGAATTGCTTTTTGCATATTTACAACACCTAGCTTGAACTCAGCAGAAAAAGAAACCGAAGCGATATACAACAAACCAACTAACAATTTAGAATTAAAAGTCATAATTTCTCCTAAAATTAATAATCTTCTTAAAAATTGAAAACACACTAGCGGAATAATAACGACATTCTAAATAAAAGTCGACTCTTAAAATGGAGCGCCAATAGAAAACTCAAAAACGACGGCCTCATGCCAATAAGTATCTCTATTTAAAGGGAAACCCCACTCAAATCTTAAGGGACCAATAGGAGAAAACCAGCGAATACCAAAACCAGTATCTGCGAAAAAGTTTCCTTCAGTTATCACATCATTCGCCTGACCTACATCGTAAAAAGTCACTCCATACATTTGGGCTTCTCGAATTAAAGGAAACATCAATTCACCTTGATATATCAATTGCTGAGAACCGCCATAAAATCTCTTAGCTTTTTCATCTAAATCGACAGTTTCACCCTTGTCTTGAAGCTCTTTTTTAGCTTTTTGAGAAACAACTTGCTTACCTACTCGAGGGTAACGGTAACCTCTTAAACTGTAGGGACCTCCAAGCAAATACAATTCATTAAAAGGAGGATTACGGGTCGGATCTGTGGACTCGATCCGAGCGTAACTAATGGAATTACGAAAAACAACATCCCAAAAAAGATTCTTAAAAAATTTAAAATCTGTATTGGCTTTATAATATCTTAAATTTCCACCAAAAGGCCCAGTTACCGAATAGCCAAGCCTTGCATGAATCCCCTTGGAGGGCTTAAACCGATCGTTTCGAGTATCATAATCTAAACTCAAACCCAACAAACCAGCATCCCCTTCTGCCGTGTTCAATGGGAATAAATCAAAATCAGTAACCACAACATCATTCACTTTAGCTGCAAACAATCTGGTAGCTGAATAAGTGTAACTCGCATTAAATCTCAAGTAATCCCCCAAGGGATGTCCAAGGAAAATAGACCCACCCGTTTTGGTTTCGTCATAATCAGCACGTCCAGAATTTTCACTCCTAAAAACACGAAACCCCAGGGACCAAATGGAGTCACGAAAGTAAGGCTCAGTGAAAGAAACATCATACATGGAATAATTCTTTGCCAAGTTCAAACTCACACCCAAGTTTTGGCCACGCCCCAAAAAGTTTGTCTGCTGTACACTACCCTGTAAAGTAAATCCCTGAGAGCTTCCATAGCCAGCACCTACTTGAATTTGCCCGGTGTTTCTTTCTTTGATCACGACATCAATATTCATGATATCTAGTTTGTCTGGCGGAGTCGACGTTTTAAAATTCACCTCATCAAAAAAACCTAATCTTTGAATGTTTTCAAGAGACTGTCGTCGACGAGTCTCATTGTACAATTCCCCTTCGAGAATTTTCATTTCTCTTCTGAGAACTTTATCCCTGGTTTTAGAATTACCAACAATTTGAATGCGTCCGAAATAGACCTTGTTTCCCTTATCAAATTCAAAAACCAAATCAACTTTTCTTTCTTTTTCTTTCACTTTCCACTGTGGATTCACATTCGCAAAGGCATAGCCAAGATCTCCATATTTAGCTTGCAAATCGACCAGATCCTTTTGAAGAACATCGTAGGCAAAAATTTTATTTTCATCCAACTTGATTGTTTCTAACAGTTCATCTCTGGAAAATAAAACATCCCCAGAAAAATCAATCTCACCCACTTCAAATTGCTCACCTTCTTCAATATGAATAGTGATATAGATCCCTTTTTTATCAGGAGTAACGGTGACCTGAGGACGATCAATTTTGGCCTGAATATATCCCTGATTAAAGTAAATAAATCGTATACCTTGTATCCAACGTTCAAACATATCTTGCTTAAACTGGCCAGAACCAGATAACCCAGTGAAAAAACCTTCTTCTGAAATAAGTTGATCAATGATCAAAGCAGAGTCAGAGAGCTTCTTGTTTCCTAAAAAAGTAATTTTCTTTACCTTGACACGGTCGTTTTGTTTAAGGTTTATTTTTAACTTTACTGTCTCATTTTTGACAAGGTCTTCAGTTTTAATATCAATTTTTGCAAGAAAGAACCCTTTATCTTCGAAATATTTTTGAATCTTTTCCTGGCCTTCTTTAAGTTTGGCCATATTTAAGATCTCGAATTCCTTCACCCCTAGAGCTTCTTGAAGTTCTTCCTTTTTAACATCTTCTGATATACCCTCCCAGCTGATTTCAGCAATGGAAGGCTTTTCAAAAACTTTATATTTTAAAACAAAACCATCTGCAATTTCTGTTTTGTTAACTTCAACATTGAAGAAAAAACCTGATTTAAATAATTGGGTCACATCTTCTCTTAAGTTTTCCCTTAATTCTTCTTTTGAGTAGGATTGACCCACTTTAAGCTTAATTCGGTTGAGAATAGCATCCTTTTCAATTTTTCGTTGCCCCTCAATTTGAATGTCTCTTAAAAAAGATTTCTGAGTAAGTAATGGGACCTCTTCTTTATTCTTAATTTTAGATTGAGATATTTTTTTTGCAAGAGTCTTTGGCGTTGTTTTCTCTTTAGAAAAAGATGCAGAAAAGCCAAATATAAATCCAAGAACTATTATTACTTTTAATCTTTGATAACCACATAGCATGATTGAAAGAATATTATCTTTTACAAGATGACTCACAACTAAAAAAGCAGTGTGTTAGGGCCCTTAATTCCAGTTTCCATCTTTCAAATGCATCACTCTAGGAAATTTTTGTGCAAAGTGGAGATCATGTGTGACAACCACTAAAGTAATTTTTAATTGCTCTCTGATAAGAAAAAATAATTCTTGAATCTTTCGACTATTGATGGAGTCTAGATTTCCCGTTGGTTCGTCGGCAAAAATAATTTTGGGATGGCGGATAAGCGCCCTAGCAATGGCAGCCCTTTGCAATTCACCACCAGACAATTGATTTGGATAATGGTCCATGCGATCCCCCAATCCAAGCATATTTAAAATCTCTTTGGCATAGTTTGCAGCTTTTATCATATTTTGATTTGCAATACGACAAGGCAATAGAACATTTTCAATAGCTGTCAATTCCCTTAGCAAATGATGGAACTGAAAAACAAAACCCATAGTTTGATTTCGGAACAAAGAAACCTCTTCATCTGATAAATCAAAAAGATTTTTTTCCTGATAAATAAGCTCTCCGCTATTGGGCTTGTCCAAAGTTCCCAATATTTGCAGCAAAGTTGATTTTCCCGAACCACTACTTCCTACGATCCCTATGGCATCCCCAACTTTGATATCTAAATTAACTCCTTTTAAAATCTCTAATTCGCTGGAACCTTGTTGATAACTTTTATAGATATTTTCTGCTGACAATAAATTACTACCCATACCTTAAACCCTCGACGACTGTTAACCTTGAGCTTCTATACGCTGGCGCTAAGGTTGCTAAATAGCAAATGATTAAAGTCGCAATGCCAATAGCACTCAGGTCCAACCATCTTATTTCAATAACAATATTATCAATTTTATAAACAGAGCCAGGAATTAAATCAAAAATCCTTTGCCCCCACATAAACAACTGACACAAGATTAAACCGAGCACATTACCTAATACAAAACCAAAGGTGCCAAGAAACAACCCTTGCAATGTAAAAATATGCAACACTTGCTTTTGCGAAACGCCTAAAGTTTTGAGAATAGCAATGTCATTATTTCTTTGAATAACACCCACATAAAGCGTCGAAGAAATATTAAAAGCTGCGACAATAACGATAATTAAAACAACAAGAAAAATAACAACCCTTTCAATTACCACGGCATCAAAAAGATTTTCATTCACGTCTTTCCAGTCTCGAATCCAAAACTCAGGCCCTAATTTTTTTGCTAAATGAAAAGCAGTTTCTCTGGCTCTGTCCAAGTCATAGGTCTTAATTAATAATCCCGTATAACGGTTGCCCACTAATGCCACCTTTTGCGCTTCCTGGATATCAACAATGATGGATCGTTCATTCCATTCATGTTTCCCTAAATCTAAAATGGCTGAAATTCTAAATTCACCCATTTGCCTCTTAAAAACCCCTGGATTAAAATTATCCGTTATTGGAACAACAATTTTAAAGACATCACCAACCTTAAAATTCATTCTTTTCGCAATGCCTTTACCTATGAAAGCACCAGGAAAACCATTTTTTTCAGAAAGAGAATTCTCGCCGTTAATAATTCTAGATTTTATATTTAAGACCTCATTATATTTATCTTTATCGACCCCTTGAACTAAGACGCCAGAAATTTGTCCCTGATTTGCTAACACCGCTTCTAAATATAAAAACCTTGTAGTGACTTTTATTTGCGGTTCTAGACTCATTAAACTTGCTTCAAATTCTTGCCAATTTGGATTTGACTTAGGTCGTTCTATAACCTGAATATCCCCAGTTACATCTGACATGGTTTTTTTCAAGGTGGACTCAAAACCACTCATCACGGCCATTGAAACAAAAAGACAGGCAACACCCAGAATAAGACCCAATAAACTTAAAGGAGTTGAACCTCCAAAAAGTGCTTTTTTTGTGAATAGTAATTTCCAAGCAATATAAAATATATTTTTATTAAACATTTGAATTCTGCATTGTGGATTTTAAATAGGCCATAATAAATTCTTCAAGGTCTCCATCCATAACATCCTGAACTTGGCTTGTTTCATGGTCCGTACGATGATCTTTGACGAGCTGATAAGGATGCATCACATAGGATCTTATTTGCGAACCCCACTCGACGGCTTTCTTCTGGGAATTCATTTCATCTTTCTCTTTATTCCTTTTTTCTAATTCTTTCTCGTACAGTTGAGCCTTTAACATTTTTAATGCTTTTTCGCGATTTTGAATTTGTGATCTTTGCGTTTGACATTGAACAATGATTCCGGAAGGCAAGTGATACATTCTGACTGCAGAATCTGTTCTATTAACGTGCTGCCCACCAGCCCCACTGGATCGAAATGTTTCAACTTTTAAATCATCCGGCTTAACTTCAATTTCTATACTGTCGTCTACTTCCGCCCATGCAAAAACAGATGCGAAAGAAGTATGCCTTCTTGCATTGCTATCAAAAGGTGAAATTCGAACCAAGCGATGAACTCCACTTTCTGCTTTTAAATACCCATAAGCATAGGGACCCTCAATAAGAATCGTGCAGGATTTAACACCCGCCTCATCTCCATCATTACGATCGATAAGTTCATACCGGTAGCCTTTTTTATCACAAAATTTCATATACATTCTGAGCAACATTTCCGCCCAATCACAGGACTCAGTGCCACCAGCTCCTGAGTTTATTGACAAATAGGTGTTATTTGGATCTAACTCTCCATTTAGAACCCTTTTTAATTCTAAAGATTTTCCAAGCTCTTCGATTATTTTTAATTCCTGTTTAACTTCTTTAAAAGTGCCCTCATCTTGTTCTTCGACGGCCATTTCTAAGAGAACTTTGGCATCTTCGAGCCTTTTGTAAAAAGAGTCCCACTCTTCAATGGATTTAATTAAAAAGGATTTCTCTTTATTAAGTTTTTGCATTTCCAGAGGCTTTTCCCAAATAGCAGGATTTTCTGAGGACATAACGACCTCTTCCAAACGCTTTTTCTTCGCGTCCAGGTCAAAGATACCCCCTGATCTCTTTTGATAAAACATCCAAACTACTCATTTTTCGATTCACATCACTCAGCTCTGCGACTAAAGACATGGCATTAAGTCCTTTTCTTTTTGTCTGATTTGGGTTTGGATTTGGGTTTGGGTTTGGGTTTGAATTTGGATTTGGACTTGGCTATGGGTTTGGCTTTCGTTTTGGAATGAGTTTTAGAATTCAGCTTTTCATTTGCTTTTGCTTTTTCCTTCGGTTTTACTTTAGGCGCCCCTTTTGCCTCAACATTCACATTATCCCTGTCGCTTTTTTTATTTGTTTTCTCGATTGTTTTTATATTCTTTTTTGGACTCCTTATGATTTCAAAAACATCATCTTGAATTCCCATCATTAAAGTTTCGTTTTCTTTACTCTTTTCATGATCATAACCAAGTAAATGTAAAACTCCATGTAGGAGCGTGTAACCGAACTCATCTTCACGACTGAGTCCATGTTCAGCAGCCTGTCTTGTAATAACCTGAGGACATAGAACCAATTCACCAAGTGAATCTGGATCTTCAGAATCAAAACTTAAAATATCTGTCGGATAATCTTTACAACGGTAATTCCAATTTAGCTTTTTGGCATCATTTTCATTTAAAAAAACCAAACCTACTTCTTTGCCTTTTTTATCAATAGAAAGAACATTTTTCTTTAAAAGTTCGATCGTTATGTCTTTGACCCACTTTAATAAGGCTTCTTCAGGCAACTCCATTCCTGAATCATTAATAATCATAGGTTTCATTTTATTCCTTTCACTGAGGCCTTCCTCATTCTTAGAGGTTGACTGAAACGTCTTAAGAGCTTTCAAACAACCTCTTATCCTGAAAAAGAATAATGTAAAAAGGGAAATAGTTAAAGTAGTTTATTCAAACTAAATTTAATTCGCTGAACTTATATACCCAAGCCCTCCCCCTGAACTTCGGGGGTAGTCAATTCGTTGATGGTAAATCCCTAAAAGGATTTTAACAAAAGCTTGTTCTACTTTGGATAAATCTTTAAGCGTCAGATTACACTGGTCAAGCTGACCATCGGTAAATTTTCGCTGCACGATATTCCTGACTATATTTTGTAACCTCGCTGGGGTCGGCTCATCTAATGACCTAGCGGCCGCCTCAATACTGTCCGCCAACATCACCAAAGCAGATTCGCGAAATTGCGGCTTTGGACCTGGGTACCTAAACTCATCCTCTGAAATAACAGAATCTGCATCTTGTTTAAGCTCAAGCGCTTTATTATAAAAAAACGAAATCAATGTCGTTCCATGATGTTGGACAATGCCATCAATAATCGGCTTACCGAGCTTGTGTTTCATTCCCAACTCTACACCATCCTTAATATGAGCAACAAGTAAGGTTTTGCTCATGAATGGAGAGATCTGATCATGAGGATTAATTCCAGGTTTTTGATTTTCAATAAAGTACTTTGCATGCTCCATTTTTCCAATATCGTGATAATAGCTCATGACTTTTGCAAGCAATGGATTCGCCCCAATATCCTCGGAT includes:
- the prfB gene encoding peptide chain release factor 2 yields the protein MFYQKRSGGIFDLDAKKKRLEEVVMSSENPAIWEKPLEMQKLNKEKSFLIKSIEEWDSFYKRLEDAKVLLEMAVEEQDEGTFKEVKQELKIIEELGKSLELKRVLNGELDPNNTYLSINSGAGGTESCDWAEMLLRMYMKFCDKKGYRYELIDRNDGDEAGVKSCTILIEGPYAYGYLKAESGVHRLVRISPFDSNARRHTSFASVFAWAEVDDSIEIEVKPDDLKVETFRSSGAGGQHVNRTDSAVRMYHLPSGIIVQCQTQRSQIQNREKALKMLKAQLYEKELEKRNKEKDEMNSQKKAVEWGSQIRSYVMHPYQLVKDHRTDHETSQVQDVMDGDLEEFIMAYLKSTMQNSNV